From a region of the Latilactobacillus sakei genome:
- a CDS encoding DHH family phosphoesterase — MTIPEQIIAKIKAYQTIMIHRHVNPDPDAIGSQVGLAEVIRNSYPDKKVYQVGSDTGNLAWLANAQPIDPALYQGALVITTDAANTPRISGEDYNQGDYLIKIDHHPNDEPYGDLNWVLPDASSTSEIIVDMINDSQGQLQLNQAAARVLYAGIVGDTGRFMFNSTTPHTMTCAAQLMTFDIQHDKINQRMNEITLEQAKLQGYLFDQLQVNDDQVAYLVVDQETQKRLNVSAQQVHSIVGTPGRLKGVLTWVIFVQQDDGTYRVHFRSKGPIINELAKQHDGGGHPLASGAKAADQAEIDTIITALSALAADYTAQ; from the coding sequence ATGACTATTCCAGAACAAATTATTGCTAAAATTAAAGCTTACCAAACGATTATGATTCATCGTCATGTCAATCCAGATCCAGATGCGATTGGTTCGCAAGTGGGGTTGGCTGAAGTGATTCGTAATAGCTATCCCGATAAAAAGGTTTACCAAGTCGGTAGTGATACCGGCAACTTAGCTTGGTTAGCCAATGCGCAACCAATTGATCCGGCTTTATACCAAGGTGCGTTGGTGATTACAACTGATGCTGCCAATACCCCCCGGATTAGTGGCGAAGATTATAACCAAGGGGATTACTTGATTAAAATTGATCATCATCCCAACGACGAACCTTATGGGGATTTAAATTGGGTGTTACCAGATGCGTCTAGCACTTCCGAAATTATTGTCGATATGATCAACGATAGCCAAGGCCAATTACAATTGAATCAAGCAGCCGCTCGTGTGCTTTACGCCGGGATTGTGGGCGATACTGGGCGTTTCATGTTTAATTCAACGACACCGCACACAATGACTTGTGCCGCGCAACTAATGACGTTTGACATTCAACATGATAAGATTAATCAACGGATGAACGAGATTACACTCGAACAAGCAAAGTTACAAGGTTACTTATTTGATCAATTGCAGGTTAATGACGACCAAGTGGCTTATCTGGTTGTGGACCAAGAAACGCAAAAACGTTTGAATGTATCAGCCCAACAGGTTCATTCAATTGTCGGCACACCTGGCCGATTAAAAGGTGTGTTAACGTGGGTCATTTTTGTCCAACAAGACGACGGCACTTATCGCGTTCACTTCCGTTCTAAAGGGCCAATCATTAATGAATTGGCTAAGCAACATGACGGTGGTGGGCATCCGCTTGCCAGCGGGGCCAAAGCAGCGGATCAAGCTGAAATTGACACGATTATTACGGCATTATCAGCGCTTGCTGCTGATTACACAGCACAGTAA
- a CDS encoding ATP-dependent helicase, producing the protein MDNQFTQFNLKPEIITALDEMHFTKPTAVQRRVIPAINAGKSVIGQSQTGSGKTHAFLLPLLNKLVPEKDEVQIVITAPSRELAYQIYTAAELITKHMTGDIRIGRYVGGTDKQRQIEKLQQHQPQIVIGTPGRILDLITSKALKIYTAKTLVIDEADMTLDMGFLKPVDNIASRLPEDLQMMVFSATIPDKLQPFLQKYMHNPVIEEVKNETIISPTIENWLVPTKGKALNQTIYSLITMGHPFMVLIFANTKSKVDDIHHYLQSQGLKVAKIHGDIPPRQRKRIMKEVHNLDYQYVVATDLAARGIDIEGISMVINAEVPREDLEFFVHRVGRTGRNGLKGTAITLYGPDDEQAVAQIEAMGIKFTPKAFKDGELVTSYDRNRRKKRVATTHELDVNLKGFVKKAKIKRKPGYKKKIKEAIQKDARQKRRIEQRVEMRERKRNNKKQNQK; encoded by the coding sequence ATGGATAATCAATTTACACAATTCAATCTAAAACCAGAAATCATTACGGCTTTAGACGAGATGCACTTTACAAAACCAACGGCGGTTCAACGCCGTGTGATTCCAGCCATCAACGCTGGTAAGAGTGTTATCGGACAATCACAAACAGGGAGTGGGAAGACTCATGCCTTCTTATTACCACTTTTAAATAAGTTAGTCCCTGAAAAAGACGAAGTTCAAATCGTCATCACAGCCCCTAGTCGGGAATTGGCTTACCAAATTTATACGGCCGCTGAATTAATCACAAAGCATATGACTGGTGATATTCGGATTGGTCGCTACGTTGGTGGGACTGATAAACAACGTCAAATCGAAAAATTACAACAACATCAACCACAAATCGTGATTGGGACACCTGGTCGGATTTTAGATTTGATCACAAGCAAGGCACTTAAGATTTATACAGCTAAAACATTAGTGATTGATGAAGCTGATATGACGCTTGATATGGGCTTTTTGAAGCCAGTTGATAATATTGCAAGCCGGTTACCAGAAGACTTACAAATGATGGTCTTTTCAGCAACGATTCCTGATAAATTACAACCGTTCTTACAAAAATACATGCATAACCCAGTAATTGAAGAAGTGAAGAATGAAACGATCATTAGCCCAACGATTGAAAACTGGTTGGTGCCAACTAAGGGTAAAGCCCTCAATCAAACAATCTATTCATTAATCACAATGGGCCATCCATTCATGGTCTTGATCTTTGCAAATACCAAGAGCAAGGTTGATGACATCCATCATTATCTCCAATCACAAGGGTTGAAGGTTGCTAAGATTCATGGTGATATTCCACCACGTCAACGGAAACGGATTATGAAGGAAGTTCATAATCTTGATTATCAATACGTTGTGGCGACTGATTTAGCCGCTCGTGGGATTGATATCGAAGGGATTAGCATGGTCATCAATGCCGAAGTACCACGCGAAGATTTAGAATTCTTCGTGCATCGTGTGGGTCGGACAGGCCGGAATGGTCTTAAGGGCACTGCGATTACACTTTATGGTCCAGATGACGAACAAGCTGTTGCACAAATCGAAGCAATGGGGATTAAGTTCACACCCAAAGCCTTTAAAGATGGCGAATTGGTGACTTCTTATGACCGTAACCGTCGTAAAAAACGGGTTGCAACAACGCATGAATTAGATGTTAACTTAAAAGGCTTTGTTAAAAAAGCCAAAATCAAGCGTAAGCCTGGTTACAAGAAAAAGATTAAAGAAGCAATCCAAAAAGATGCGCGTCAAAAACGTCGGATTGAACAACGTGTTGAGATGCGTGAACGTAAGCGTAATAATAAGAAACAAAATCAAAAATAA